Part of the Salinigranum rubrum genome is shown below.
CGAAAGCGTTCGAGTTCGCGGCGGACCGCGTCGCGCCACTCGGACATGTGGTTCGAGGAGACGGGGGCTGATCTTGGATCTATCGGCGTTCAGCAGGGCAATCGGCCGTATCGATCCGGGAGAGGGCCCTCTTCGACCCCGACGTCGTGCCGGTGTGGATTGTCGATTCGGTCGGGACGGTGCGGTGGCGCGTGGCGCCGTCGACTCCGGTCGGCGGCCCGCGCGTGCGAGGGATGACTGAGCGGCGTGAGCGGAGCGAGCGAGCGAGCGAAGGAAGTCGGCTGGGGAGGCAGTGGCATCACCGCGTCCGTGTCCCGCGGAGTCGCTGCCCCCCGCTCTCTCTCGATGTCCGTCCCTGTCCGCTCTCGACGCCTTCTTTAGCCGTACCTCTCCCTCAATCACACCCCGACACACCCGCCCGAACAATCATATCCCTCCGTGCCGCATGGGTTTTAAGATCGTTCTACCATGTCTCAGGGTTACAGCCACGGGCGGGTGCAGGAGTACTGGCAGTCTGTCTGGGAACGGGAAGGGGTCTACCGCGCCGGCGACGCGCCGGACCCGACGTACGTGCTGGGGATGTTCCCCTACACCTCCGGCGAACTCCACATGGGTCACGTCCGCAACTACACCATCACGGACGCGTACGCCCGCTACCGGCGGATGCAGGGCGACGACGTGCTCCACCCGATGGGGTGGGACGCCTTCGGCCTCCCGGCGGAGAACGCCGCCTACGACCGCAACACCGACCCCCGGTCGTGGACCGAGACGTGCATCAGACAGATGCGCGAGGAGATGGAGACGATGGGGTTCGGCTACGACTGGTCCCGGGAGGTCACCACCTGCGACCCCGACTACTACCGGTGGAACCAGTGGCTGTTCAAACGCTTCTACGACGAGGGTCTCGTCGACTACAAGGCCGCGACGGTCAACTGGTGTCCGGACTGCGAGACGGTGCTCGCGGACGCCCAGGTCGAAGAACGGGCGGTCGGTCCCACCGACATCGCCGTCACCGGCGAGGCGAGGGATTCCGACACCGACGCTGCCGCGGAGACGGTCGACGTCTGCTGGCGGTGTGAGACGCCGGTGAGCCGGCGGGACCTCGACCAGTGGTTCTTCCGCATCACCGAGTACGCCGAGGAACTCCACGACGGCCTCGACGACTTGGAAGGATGGTCCGACGGCGTCCGCGAACGACAGCGCAACTGGATCGGCCGCCGCGAGGGTGCGACGGTGACGTTCGAGGTTCCGCGGCGCGACACCACGGTCGACGTGTTCACCACGCGGCTGGACACGGTGTACGGCGGGACGTTCGTCGCGCTCTCGCCGGGGCACGACCTCACGCGCGAACTCGTCGCCGAGGACGAGACCCTCGCCCAGTACGTCGACATGGTTCGTGGCGGGGAGGGAGACGGTACCTCGGGCGTCGACACCGGCCTCCGGGCGACCCACCCGCTCACCGGCGACTCCCTGCCGATATACGTCGCGGCGTACGTCCTCGACGACGTCGGAACCGGGGCGGTGATGGGCGTCCCCGCGCACAACGAGCGCGACCACGCCTTCGCGGAGGCGCACGATCTCCCGCTCACCCAGGCGGTCGAACCGGTCGACGGCTCGGGGACGAACCTCCCGGACGAGCCCTTCACCGAGGACGGCATGCTCACCGCGAGTGACGAGTACGACGGCCTCGCGAGCACGGCCGCACGCGAACGTCTCCTCGACGAGGACGCCGTCGAGGAACACGTCACCTACCGCCTGCGCGACTGGCTCATCTCCCGACAGCGCTACTGGGGGACGCCCATCCCGGTCGTCCACTGCGACGACTGCGGGCACGTCCTCGTCCCCGACGAGGACCTCCCGGTCGAACTGCCGCCGTTCGTCAAGACGACGGGCAACCCGCTCGACGCGAGCGAGGAGTTCGTCGAGACGACCTGTCCCGACTGCGGAGCAGAGGCGAGGCGAGAGACGGACACGATGGACACGTTCGTCGACAGCGCGTGGTACTTCCTCCGCTTTCTCTCGCCGGACCTCGAAACGGCGCCGTTCGACACCGACCGGGCGAACGACCTCCTCCCCATCGACGTCTACGTCGGCGGCGACGAACACGCCATCTTACACCTGCTGTACGTCCGCTTCTTCACCCGGGCGCTGTGTGACCTCGGCCTCCTCGCCGTCCGCGAGCCTATCGACCGCCTCGTCAATCAGGGGACGGTGCTCTACGACGGCCAGAAGATGTCGAAGTCGAAGGGCAACGCCATCGCCCCCCACGAGTACGGCGCGGAGACGACGCGGCTGTTCGTCCTGAGCGCGGCGCACCCGCGACAGGACTTCGAGTGGACCGCCAAGAAGGTCTCCACGTCGTACGACCTCCAGCAGCAGGTCTACGGGCTAGTGCGGTCGTACGTCGAGAGCGACGAGACCGCCGCCCGCGACGAGCACGCCCCGCACGACACCTACCTCGAACGCGAACTCGACCGGACCATCGCCGCCGTCACCGCGGACTACGACCGGTTCCGCTTCCACCGCGTGGTGAGCGAGGTTCACGGACTGGTCCGACTGCTCCGTCGGTACCAGGCGTACCAGACGCCGTACAAGTACCCCTACGAACGCGGCCTCCGGGCGCTGACCCGCTTCATCGCGCCCATCACGCCGTTCCTCGCGGAGGAGTTGTGGAGCATGCTCGGCGAGGAAGGGGTAGTGGCGGAGGCGCGCTGGCCCGAACCGCTCCAGGCGGTCCCCGACTACCGCATCGAGCGGGAACTGATCCGGCGAACGCTCGAAGACGTCCGCGGCATCACCGACGTCGTCGGCATCGACGCCCCGGAGCGGATCGAACTCGTGGTCGCCCAGGAGTGGAAGTACCGCGCGTACCAGGTCGCCCGCGAGGCCGACCCCGACGCGGCGGTCGTCGGGCGGATCATGGCCGACGAGGAGATACGCGGGAAGGGCGAGGCCGCCGCCGAGTTCGCCGCCGACGTCGCCGAGGCGAAGCCGGGCCTCGAACCCGCCCTCGACCCCGAAACGGAACGAGAGCTGTTCGAACAGGCCGCCTGGCTCTTCGAGGAGGAGTTCGGGGCCGAGGTCGTCGTCCGAGGAGCGACCGACGACCCCGACGACGCCCTCGCCCGGAAGGCGCGGCCCGACAAGCCCGCCATCCACATCGACTGAGGCGGCCGACGGACCCGCAGGCGCATCGAGCGGGCCGCTACCCGCCGAGGAAGTCCCGTCGCACCGCCTCGTCGGCCAGGAGCGCGTCGCCGGTGTCGGCGTAGCGGTTCTGACCCTGCGCGAGGACGTATCCGCGTTCGCACCGGTCGAGCGCCGTCTTCGCGTTCTGTTCGACGATGAGGACGGCGGTCCCGGCCGCGTTGATGCGGTCGATGTGGTCGAACATGGTCGTGACCAGGTCGGGCGCCAGTCCGGCGGAGGGTTCGTCCAAGAGGAGGAGCGAGGGGTCGAGGACGAGCGCCCGTCCCATCGCGAGCATCTGCTGTTGCCCACCGGAGAGGTTGCCGGCGCGCTGGTTCGTCCGCTCTTCGAGCACCGGGAACTGCTCGTACACCCGTTCGAGGGCCGCGTCCGACGCCCCGCCGTCGAGGTATCCGCCCAGCCGGAGGTTCTCCTCGACGGTGAGCGTCGCGAAGACGTTGCCCGTCTGCGGCACGTAGCCGATGCCGCGGTCGATGATCTTCTGGGTGGCGAGCCCCGCGATGTCCTGCCCCTCGAAGGCGATGCGCCCGTCCATGTACGTCGTCAGCCCGACGACCGTCTTCATCGCGGTCGACTTGCCGGCGCCGTTCGGGCCGACGATGGCGACGTACTCCCCGTCGTCGACAGCGAGGTCGACGCCGTGGAGGATCTGTAAGTCGCCGTACCCCGCGTCGAGGTCGTCGACGGCGAGGAGCGTCATCGAGAGCCACCGCCAGCGTTCGAAATCGCTCGCTCCGTCGTCGGCTTAGCCGTCGGTTCGGTCATGGGTTCGTGTTTCGAAGTTTCACTGGTTCAGTTTCCGAGGTACGCGTCGATGACGCGCTGGTCTTCGAGTATCTCTTCGGGCGTGCCGGTCGTGAGGACGCTGCCGTTCGTCATGACGATGAGCCGGTCGACCAGGTCGGTGAGCGTTTCGAGTTCGTGTTCGATGATGAGCAGCGTCAGCCCGTCGTCGTTGAGCGCCTCGATGTGGGCCGCGATGTCGCGGGTGAGCGTCGGGTTGACGCCCGCGAACGGTTCGTCGAGGAGCAGGAGGTCCGGGTCGAGCATCAGCGCCCGCGCGAGTTCGAGCAGCTTCCGCTGACCGCCGGAGAGCGAGCCCGCGTACTCGTCGACCATCGTGTCGAGGTCGAAAACCGCCAGCAGTTCCTCCGCCTGGTCGCGTGCGGCCCGCTCGCGGTCGGCCGCCGCGTCGGTCCGGAACACCGCGTGGTAGGCGCGCTCTCCGGGGTGATCGGGCGTCGGCAGCAGCATGTTCGCGCCGACCGACATGGTCGAAAACTCCCGCGTCTGCTGGAACGTCCGGACCATCCCGCGGCGGGGGAGTTCGTACGGGGCCACGTCCGTGACGTCCTCGCCGTCGAATCGGACGGTCCCGGCGTCGCTCTCGAGGACCCCCGAGACGCAGTTGAACAGCGTCGTCTTCCCCGCGCCGTTGGGTCCGATCACCCCGACGAGTTCGCCGCGTT
Proteins encoded:
- the leuS gene encoding leucine--tRNA ligase — encoded protein: MSQGYSHGRVQEYWQSVWEREGVYRAGDAPDPTYVLGMFPYTSGELHMGHVRNYTITDAYARYRRMQGDDVLHPMGWDAFGLPAENAAYDRNTDPRSWTETCIRQMREEMETMGFGYDWSREVTTCDPDYYRWNQWLFKRFYDEGLVDYKAATVNWCPDCETVLADAQVEERAVGPTDIAVTGEARDSDTDAAAETVDVCWRCETPVSRRDLDQWFFRITEYAEELHDGLDDLEGWSDGVRERQRNWIGRREGATVTFEVPRRDTTVDVFTTRLDTVYGGTFVALSPGHDLTRELVAEDETLAQYVDMVRGGEGDGTSGVDTGLRATHPLTGDSLPIYVAAYVLDDVGTGAVMGVPAHNERDHAFAEAHDLPLTQAVEPVDGSGTNLPDEPFTEDGMLTASDEYDGLASTAARERLLDEDAVEEHVTYRLRDWLISRQRYWGTPIPVVHCDDCGHVLVPDEDLPVELPPFVKTTGNPLDASEEFVETTCPDCGAEARRETDTMDTFVDSAWYFLRFLSPDLETAPFDTDRANDLLPIDVYVGGDEHAILHLLYVRFFTRALCDLGLLAVREPIDRLVNQGTVLYDGQKMSKSKGNAIAPHEYGAETTRLFVLSAAHPRQDFEWTAKKVSTSYDLQQQVYGLVRSYVESDETAARDEHAPHDTYLERELDRTIAAVTADYDRFRFHRVVSEVHGLVRLLRRYQAYQTPYKYPYERGLRALTRFIAPITPFLAEELWSMLGEEGVVAEARWPEPLQAVPDYRIERELIRRTLEDVRGITDVVGIDAPERIELVVAQEWKYRAYQVAREADPDAAVVGRIMADEEIRGKGEAAAEFAADVAEAKPGLEPALDPETERELFEQAAWLFEEEFGAEVVVRGATDDPDDALARKARPDKPAIHID
- a CDS encoding ABC transporter ATP-binding protein; protein product: MTLLAVDDLDAGYGDLQILHGVDLAVDDGEYVAIVGPNGAGKSTAMKTVVGLTTYMDGRIAFEGQDIAGLATQKIIDRGIGYVPQTGNVFATLTVEENLRLGGYLDGGASDAALERVYEQFPVLEERTNQRAGNLSGGQQQMLAMGRALVLDPSLLLLDEPSAGLAPDLVTTMFDHIDRINAAGTAVLIVEQNAKTALDRCERGYVLAQGQNRYADTGDALLADEAVRRDFLGG
- a CDS encoding ABC transporter ATP-binding protein, with translation MTLLDVADLRRSFGSIRALDGASFTVERGELVGVIGPNGAGKTTLFNCVSGVLESDAGTVRFDGEDVTDVAPYELPRRGMVRTFQQTREFSTMSVGANMLLPTPDHPGERAYHAVFRTDAAADRERAARDQAEELLAVFDLDTMVDEYAGSLSGGQRKLLELARALMLDPDLLLLDEPFAGVNPTLTRDIAAHIEALNDDGLTLLIIEHELETLTDLVDRLIVMTNGSVLTTGTPEEILEDQRVIDAYLGN